The Hymenobacter sp. DG01 genome has a segment encoding these proteins:
- a CDS encoding DUF4266 domain-containing protein, protein MTPHLYFLPRPALLALGLLAAAALPGCVSVAAYQKAYLNDEDMKLANKRVEVYETNFESYREGAGGANGGKVGGGCGCN, encoded by the coding sequence ATGACTCCGCATCTTTATTTCCTACCCCGCCCCGCGCTGCTGGCCCTCGGGCTGCTGGCTGCGGCGGCGCTGCCCGGCTGCGTGTCGGTGGCGGCCTATCAGAAAGCCTACCTCAACGATGAGGACATGAAGCTGGCCAACAAGCGGGTGGAAGTGTACGAAACCAACTTTGAGTCGTACCGCGAGGGTGCCGGCGGCGCCAACGGCGGCAAGGTGGGCGGGGGCTGCGGCTGCAACTAG
- a CDS encoding DUF3570 domain-containing protein — MSNTITSVASRLRPLLLLLALGLAPVGAWAQGGITPNRVDGYGVPATPTSTNTSHAPGETEVNILTSYYEQDGIHGAVQGGRGTEKLTDITPTIILNIPLDTASLFSANIGADFYASASTDRIDGVEGLYLSTPSSHDTRYHADLGYTRQNTAKRRTVGFGGGASKEYDYLSLNVAGSWAQTSRDGNREFSAAGQVFFDKAKLIYPVELRTGQQLVPTDRRQSYNLSLVLSQVLTQRLQVALSTELVYQHGLLSTSFHRVYFRDAPNLVRVEQLPQNRIKYPVGLRLSYYATDLVQLRAYYRYYQDNFDIRAHTLELETPLKLTPFFVLYPFYRYHTQTAAHYFAPYAQHLATDVFYTSDYDLSSFSANKYGLGLRYSPVYGLGRFKTPFHHAQGARKVAKFKALDVRYAHYQRSNNFTANIISADLSFTMP; from the coding sequence ATGAGCAATACAATTACGTCTGTAGCTAGCCGGCTCCGGCCGCTCCTGCTCTTGCTGGCGCTGGGCCTGGCCCCGGTTGGGGCCTGGGCCCAGGGCGGCATCACCCCTAACCGGGTTGACGGCTACGGCGTGCCTGCCACGCCCACCAGCACCAACACCAGCCACGCTCCCGGCGAAACCGAAGTCAACATCCTGACCAGCTACTATGAGCAGGATGGTATTCACGGGGCTGTGCAGGGCGGGCGCGGCACCGAGAAGCTCACCGACATTACGCCCACCATCATCCTGAATATTCCGCTGGATACGGCAAGCCTGTTTTCGGCCAACATCGGGGCCGATTTCTACGCCTCCGCGTCCACCGACCGCATCGACGGGGTAGAGGGCCTTTACCTTTCCACGCCCTCTTCCCACGACACCCGCTACCACGCCGACCTGGGCTACACCCGTCAGAACACGGCCAAACGCCGCACGGTGGGCTTTGGCGGGGGCGCCTCGAAGGAATATGACTACCTCTCCCTCAACGTGGCGGGCTCCTGGGCTCAAACCTCTCGCGACGGCAACCGGGAGTTTAGCGCGGCGGGGCAGGTTTTCTTCGATAAGGCCAAGCTGATTTACCCCGTGGAGCTGCGCACAGGCCAGCAGCTGGTGCCCACCGACCGGCGCCAGAGCTACAATTTGTCTTTGGTGCTCTCGCAGGTGCTCACCCAACGCCTGCAGGTGGCCCTGAGTACTGAGCTGGTGTACCAGCACGGGCTGCTGAGCACCTCGTTTCACCGGGTGTACTTCCGCGACGCGCCCAATCTGGTGCGGGTAGAGCAGCTACCCCAGAATCGCATCAAATACCCTGTGGGCCTGCGCCTGAGCTACTATGCCACCGACTTGGTGCAGCTGCGCGCATACTACCGCTACTACCAGGACAACTTCGACATTCGGGCCCACACCCTGGAGCTGGAAACGCCCCTGAAGCTGACGCCCTTTTTCGTGCTCTACCCCTTCTACCGCTACCATACCCAAACGGCGGCCCACTACTTTGCCCCCTACGCCCAGCACCTGGCCACCGATGTTTTTTATACTTCCGACTACGACCTGTCCTCGTTTTCGGCCAATAAGTACGGGCTGGGACTGCGCTACTCGCCCGTGTATGGGCTGGGCCGCTTCAAAACGCCCTTCCACCACGCCCAGGGCGCCCGCAAAGTGGCCAAGTTCAAGGCCCTGGACGTGCGCTACGCCCACTACCAGCGCAGCAACAACTTCACAGCGAACATCATCAGCGCCGACCTTTCATTTACCATGCCCTAG